The following coding sequences are from one Cytophagales bacterium window:
- a CDS encoding AhpC/TSA family protein, translating to MKKLLYLFCALVIAACSQTEKPNTPVFISGTIENPKSDLILIRGTKEHETVVIDSINVDENGKFISSFELEKAGYFKFYHGREHTDLFLTPGDSLYISLNIEKFDETIQYNGKGAEVNNYLAKKVLLEEKLNAIGYPQLYSLEKEQFIARADSVKNVRENHLKKFLNSNQNISEKFKKFEQADILYSRAWMLMNYPDYYKRFSKKDSVNLGEDYYSFLTQLNLNDGELIDLGFYTMYLKSYLDKKANDEFKKDSTLKDIDNALTVVKLRLTKEIFTDETIKNYMLYTLMGAQIKYEGIKNTEALMADFVKNCTDQKYLTKVKELYSKWQKLAEGKPAPLFSYPDINGDTISLSDFKGKFVYIDVWATWCGPCKAELPHLEKLQEHFKENENIVFVSVSVDNTKEPWEKMVKEKEMKGVQLFALGWSAITKDYMINSIPRFLLIDNDGKIIDANAPRPSGKIKEILENLKGIQA from the coding sequence ATGAAAAAGTTATTGTATTTATTTTGCGCGCTGGTAATAGCTGCCTGCAGTCAAACAGAAAAACCCAATACCCCGGTTTTCATAAGCGGCACTATTGAAAACCCTAAATCTGATCTGATTCTTATCCGGGGTACTAAAGAACACGAAACAGTAGTTATTGATTCTATCAATGTTGATGAGAATGGAAAGTTTATATCGAGCTTTGAACTGGAGAAAGCCGGTTATTTTAAATTTTATCATGGCAGGGAACATACTGATCTGTTCTTAACGCCTGGTGATAGCCTATATATAAGCCTCAACATTGAAAAGTTTGATGAAACCATTCAATATAACGGCAAAGGAGCAGAGGTAAATAATTACCTGGCAAAAAAAGTATTACTGGAAGAAAAACTAAACGCGATCGGTTATCCCCAGCTTTATTCTCTTGAAAAGGAACAATTTATAGCCAGAGCAGATTCTGTAAAAAATGTAAGAGAAAATCATTTAAAAAAGTTTTTAAATAGCAATCAAAATATTAGTGAAAAATTCAAAAAATTCGAACAGGCCGACATTCTTTATTCAAGAGCATGGATGCTGATGAACTATCCTGATTACTATAAACGTTTTTCGAAAAAAGATTCAGTTAACCTTGGCGAAGACTATTACTCGTTCCTAACCCAATTGAATTTAAACGATGGCGAATTAATTGATTTGGGATTTTATACTATGTATTTAAAATCTTATCTCGATAAAAAAGCCAATGATGAATTTAAAAAAGATTCTACATTGAAAGATATTGACAATGCACTTACTGTAGTTAAATTACGTTTAACAAAGGAAATATTCACCGATGAAACAATAAAGAATTATATGCTGTATACTTTGATGGGCGCACAGATTAAATATGAGGGTATAAAAAACACGGAAGCATTAATGGCTGACTTTGTTAAAAACTGTACCGATCAAAAGTACCTAACAAAGGTCAAAGAGCTATATAGTAAATGGCAAAAGCTCGCTGAAGGTAAGCCTGCTCCTCTGTTTTCATATCCTGATATTAATGGAGATACCATCTCACTGAGTGATTTTAAAGGTAAATTTGTATACATAGATGTTTGGGCTACGTGGTGCGGCCCTTGCAAAGCTGAATTGCCCCACCTGGAAAAACTACAGGAACATTTCAAAGAAAATGAAAATATTGTATTCGTAAGTGTATCTGTTGATAATACCAAAGAGCCCTGGGAAAAGATGGTGAAAGAAAAAGAGATGAAAGGAGTCCAGTTGTTTGCGTTAGGTTGGTCTGCCATTACAAAAGATTACATGATCAATTCTATTCCACGATTTTTATTGATAGATAATGATGGTAAAATTATAGATGCAAATGCCCCAAGACCATCCGGAAAAATAAAGGAAATACTGGAGAATTTGAAAGGAATTCAAGCGTAG